Below is a genomic region from Diabrotica undecimpunctata isolate CICGRU chromosome 7, icDiaUnde3, whole genome shotgun sequence.
TCTCTTTCGCGATTGTAATTCGGACGCATCTTTTCTATTTGCATATTggtacaaacaacaatattttcaataatgtcATCAGTAAATAGTTTAGTGAAAGCACTTGCCTCATTTGTAATATCTTTAGCGTACGCTTTGGATCCAGGAAGTACTTTTACAATGTTCATTTTGCTAGTTTTACTAAACTTACTTTTCAAAGAAGACTTATACCATTTTATTCCATCCTTGCCTTCATAGAAGTCTTCTAAACTTAATTCATCTTCATTTTCGCTAGAAGTTTCACTCGATTCTCCATTCGAATCAGAACTAGGTTCTTCGTTAAAAATAACTTCTTCGTCCGAAGTATCAGGATCTCCCCCAATtacttcttcatcttcttctcgAAATAATGCATCAGCAAATGCTTGGAGTTCAGTATCAGTAAGTCGATTGGGATTTCTAACTGGAATCTGATCCctggaaaaataaaattactaataaatttttttatctacATGAGAAATAGCATTctttataaagaaaaattaattttgtgccatatttattaaaaaacaattgaACGATTATACTTACATTACTGCACGCGTGGCGTATTTTGTACACCACCGGGAACAACAAATAATAAACGGCTAATTACGACCTTCTCAGAACGCCGATTTTACTGAAACTAAAACCAGTTGTAAAGCACGTTCCAGTGATAGGTTAGATACATAAACAGGGTcggtctttaaatttttaaatatatttgtagtacaattattaaatttgGCGTACAAAATACGCCAGCGCGTGTAGTTAAAGGTTAATAAGGGTGTGTTTTTAGAACTAGTTCAGTACACTAAACGCAAACTTTAagtgaaataaaacagtcttcATTTTTTGCACTAATGGCCGACGATACAAAAGATGTTTCTACACAGTAGTATATACTtcaataatatatattctttatctatggttCTACAAACCTacctacaaataaataaaataaaaataaaaataaaaacgtttattgcctaatAAAAATTTGACATGTCATTAAGTATCTCATTCATTATTGCCTTCTTTCTTCGgcgtcccgctcttgcaccgccagCTTCTTGATTATTTGACCTCTCGGCATCCTGGACTTCTTCAGGCTACCTTCTTCTACCTACCTACAAACACAAACTCAGTCGGACCGAAGAATCGGACGGTGCTGTTTTAATGCAATGTTGGAAATTTCTTCTACTTCAGAAATGTTGCAACTTCACACCAATCGTTATACATGACACATagaaatcaaaacaaattcaaataattcacttaaaaaaatttaatagaaaataaaacacttaaACCGTTGTTGAACAATACTCTAGAATATATACATGGCTGAACAAAATTCTCCCTTAGAAGATTTAGACCTATCATTTAGGCATGTAAGTTATGAATTATTGAAATTAACACAgtacttatttatattttcataggATATTATTAAGGAAGCTTTGAAAACAAAATTTCAAAATCCGAAAAACAAAATAACAGATGATGCAATTGAATTAATATCGGAAATTGCGAAAGTTTTAACTATAGAAGCAACCGTAAGAGCAGTTAAACAGGCTAAATTAGAATACAGGACTAAGGTTACCTTGGAGCATGTTGAAGCAATTTTACCACAGTTGGTAAGTGAGTAGatctatttaaattataaaattgtaaCAAGAATGTAACATGACAAATTATAAAAGCTCTTTTCCAAAAAATATTTCTTTGAATACTACATTTCTTGCACAGCCAAGTAGCAGAAAAAATTAGtaattgttataaaattaaaCTGGTGTAACTCTTAGAGAATATCCAACAGCTAGGTTGGTGAAAATCTGCCCAAGATCAGGAAAAGAGATACTGCTCTATATGCataagaaaatttttgggagataacATGGATAAAAAACATTGTGGTAAATGTGCTGGGTTACATGTCATGTACAACTTTCTTCCTCCAGTCTTCATTGATCTTTCTTTTTAATATGTCCTTGCACCAATACTCTCCTCATACTTCACTACCACCACCCCATACCATACTGCTGTGCTGGTGggactatttattttatattatctgAAACAGCAATGGCAAGACCAGGATAAGATTCACATTATGTACTTGTTGATAAATAAAAAGAGGAATATATGTCAGCATTTAAAACTTTTGCATAATGAAACCAAATTTTATCAGTATTTTACAATGTTGATATTGTGGTGTAAAATTCCTTATAATACCTACTAATCATTACTGATTTTATTTATTAGGTACCTACATgccacaaaaaaatgtttttgaaacCTTATCTTGTATAGAGTCTATATTGTTTTAGATAATAAAAATCTGCCTTTgatatatttgatttattttaatatagaGGCAAATTAAATATATTCAAGTGAAATACGAACATTCTGATAGgtatattaataataaagtttttattaatcTAAGTTTATTTTTGAATACTATTTTACGTGATTTGAAGAAAGTTTTAACATAAACACTATTAACTTTTTTCAGATGTTGGATTTCCCTTAAGAAGTGTAAACCTTTTTTTCAGCTCTCTTGATCTTTAAACATTCATAGTAAAagtgtaaataaaatatattgtaatatttaaatttttccagtttttgtttaatatatggTAGAAAAATTCGatagtttgttttatttatttattaaggtGGCTGGCTACGAAGATGGAGAAGTCAGTCAATGGTGACAATAATTTACTAAGtaatttcaaatgtaaaaaaaatattgcaaaattgaGATATATAAATAGTGTTATAATCTGTTTCATCCCAGCTGTGCGAAAAGGGCTGGGTTTGAAATTTGAGAGAAGAGTTAAATAAAGTTcggtaagaaaaaagaagatattcTGAAAACAGTACAATCAACCACTGATACAGAAATACTAAGTTAAAAAACAAATTGCTAAAAAGACTTATCAAGGAAATGGAGGACAAGAATTGCATTTTGAAAGAAAATAATGGTTTATTATTACCAAGTTTTTAGAAACAAAAAGGcctgaaaaattaataaacaaatgtTATTAAGGTCATTCCAATAGTGAAAGTGAGCCAAATTATTTGCCTATATCACAGAACACAACTAAAGGTTAGATTGTATTAGATGGAATTGGAACTGATAGTAGATCATTCAAATCAAAATCGTTGTCTACTTCTTTGACAGATGACAAtggagaaaatattaaaaataaacaatcataatactTAGTGAAACAGGCTTTGAGAATAATGTTGATAATGTCTCATTGGATTACAGTTACACTGAGATAGTGATAGAATTGTAGAAAATAGAAAACTAGTTCATAATGATAGTGATCATGGTTTTACAGGAAAGTAGAATAAGTTTTCTTTTATACAGTATAAAGGCAAACATCTACACAGGATATTCGTAAATTTTTATGAGACGAGTGGGGCATAGCTGAGGATTATATTATGACTGAAGAGCTACCTAGCCAGAAAAATATGCTAAAGAGTATTGTTACATCTTCTCCACTGAACAAGAACTTGGTATAAAAAGGTTACACTGACCCAAGGAGTATAAAAATATTCCACTTGAATACAGAATTGTTAGGCAAAAGAGATGGACATTTTTGAAGAAAGAAGTTAGAGGAACCATCGAATGGCCTCCTTGGTTACCAGATTTGCCTCCCCTGGATTCTTTTGTGAGGACAcctaaaaagcaaaatctatagAACACCACCAGTATCTTTTGAAGACATCTACGTCAACAAATGCCTTGGAATCACTCTGCATCGGAGTGTGCAGAACGTACGAACAAACATTTATCATTGTATGGGCGCCGGAGGTCACCAGTTTTACTATTTGTTCAAATAAGAAATAAGCAACCagctaaaaatatttatttgcaaatgtatttttttaataaatcaaattaaatattgAACCGAATTTAGAGACTAATGTATAGGTAATTGCAGGGGCTTTCAAACGATATTTTATTTGAACCCCATTACCATTAAAAAAATGTTGGGATGATTCCTTGCCTGGCTTAGGTATTAAAGTAAACTGATCGAAAATACCGGAAAAATGTGTCCCCGTTAATCAAAAATTGACGTGTCACTTGGTTTTTCAAAAATCTTATAGTTCCTGATAATGCATCTATTTCGTTTTCGTCCGGCCACTCTGTATGTACATAGCTTCTGAAGAAGAATGGGGGGTTTCGGCAGTGTCTCGAAGGAATTCCATgatattttttgttataattaaaaataataattatatttctatctaggtattattcaaaaaattattaaataaaagaactatACAGATATACATAAGTACCTACCTAGTGCTGAATctattttttgtttgatttttgtaTTAACTACTACATTTTGTGGGAAAATCTCGTTTTCCAGACGTTTTTTTATCCCTATCTATTGTAGTAGTTCCATGTAACATTCCATattataaaatatgcacaatTTTCAATAAGTATGAATTAGGCGATCAACTGTTACTAAGCCCTAAGCCGCCCCTGCATGATAAGTTAAAAACAGaggaaagaagaagaaagaacgTCCAAAGGGCCGTGGATGTGAACATGCGTAGTAAAATACATAGTTTTGTTTACCTAacctatattatttatttatatcagagtaaattaatatatttttgtttacatTAAAAATCACAACAATGGAGATCAACGGAGATTCCAACAATACATTTTGCAAAGAAACAATTTCGGAAAATGAAATCAAGCCTTTAGATTTCGTAAAAGTTGAAATTAAACAAGAGGTATCTGAATATAATGATTGGCCAGATAATTTACAAGATGTAAGTCCCTTTTgtctaaataatataaaacatgaaGTATGTATGGAAGATACAAAACGTGAACCTTTCCAATATAATGGAAATCGGAAATATAAATACAAGAATTTAAGAAACTTTGAAAAAAGCCTGATCAGAAAAAGTATTAAGAACCCTTTAGGTAATTATCTATAATACCAGTATTGTATAGAGTATTAAATGGGTGTAATATTATAGTTTTGAAACTGTCTTTTATAAGTTCTGATTTATAGGGATTTTATTAGGTTTACTTGCTTTTAGCAAACCATTTTAGCATATTCCTTCATTGGTTTTTCTATATCTTTCCTGATGTTCTTATTTGTCAGTTTATTGAACATCCAAAATTTTAACATAGGACTTTGATAACAGAGAGTACAGGATTATGATCTAAACCATCATCAGCCCCAGGATATGTTTTCATAAATTTAACCATGATATATCTGATAATCATGACATATGGTATCTGTTTTctctaaattttttcttttataccCTGTGGAAAGACTCATGTAggtatatttcatattttacttttatGTTTATGTGTATGGCACAACAGTGGTTTTGCTCACACAGCTGACACTACTTCTTCCTTTCAGATCCTAGTTAGGAGTTTTACAGGAACAGTATACCTATAAGTACTAAGTGTTTCCCAGTAACTAGTGCTTTATAACAAAATTATCACTTCTACTGTTCATCTGTTTTACATAAATTTAATCTGATTTTTGAATATTTCTGCTCATGTGTTTTACTATTAAATATTCCCTGTCATATTTCATATTTCTGCTAATCTATTTGCTCTTGTACTTCTTTTTCAACATCTCCATAGATAAACAGTGTAATCCCTATAAATAGGTGCCTTATTCCATCAGTTTTTTATCATCTTTTTCAACATCTCCATAGCTAAACAGTGTAATCCCTAGGTGCTTTATTTCCATCACTTTTTTAATGCTAACTCCATCAACTTccagtttactttttttttggatATTTACTAATTACTATTGTTCTAGTTTCTGAGTTGAAATTGTTATGTTAAAATCTGTTGCTCTTGTCAATGaacaaaatatcaatttttttacatttcaaTAGTTATTTACTTTAGtatttaaattgttatttttttaaatctaatggCATAACAGTCTAACTTTTTTTAGGAAAGCAAC
It encodes:
- the LOC140446930 gene encoding centromere protein X-like isoform X2, with the protein product MAEQNSPLEDLDLSFRHDIIKEALKTKFQNPKNKITDDAIELISEIAKVLTIEATVRAVKQAKLEYRTKVTLEHVEAILPQLMLDFP
- the LOC140446930 gene encoding centromere protein X-like isoform X1, producing MAEQNSPLEDLDLSFRHDIIKEALKTKFQNPKNKITDDAIELISEIAKVLTIEATVRAVKQAKLEYRTKVTLEHVEAILPQLVNVGFPLRSVNLFFSSLDL